A genomic region of Arachis stenosperma cultivar V10309 chromosome 9, arast.V10309.gnm1.PFL2, whole genome shotgun sequence contains the following coding sequences:
- the LOC130948971 gene encoding protein MAIN-LIKE 1-like has translation MGDDPGRLYRLDGVAHIAGVINDEPRRCISSVRRQQGMRLDERYVPYLQMAGLYHLARLNDRWFRLDEPLVSAFVERWRPETHTFHMPFGECTITLQDVAYQLGLPVDGDYVSGCLTDFHLYIEGGRPAWQWFHELLGVLPLENQVQKFAVNCTWFQETFAECPDGADEETVRRFSRAYIMMLLGTQLFADKSGNRIHIRWLPYVARLEEMGRYSWASAALAWRYRCMCRVANRHVVKLAGPLQLLQSWIFWRFLTLRPSGYDEISWPLASSNKGPRVQMARMKIDLLQPRQFIWMPYSAVDVIQVVHPEVLEPRHTMLWRCRTSLIYFAVVEWHQVDRVLPQFGGVQPIPSPALNIDFLMSKDGRRGDRWFPAQYPEWHLYWQERADHILQFDIVPDPGPSHEFLTWWYQHGKRFLSPEMLLGDPRGVPIPDEATQRGAGRLPDMDRVEDVPDRRRIERRARVGTRRSQREWNWVDQAMDAGDDPVRGGGRVRGRGGRRRVGAARQGAQMPGGGDVAGADRAHQGGHDGGSPGSGMGDPTSHTDAGLGGGGLGDYFVGVPGDDHTLQDSTPWVSPGSMFGDLLASDGIVHEFGGPHFLEDIRTIMQEDEAAAGRVHTTGTQAPLDVDLNEPATVAPAHPFAMGGTPASAQSIGSHSVAGPSSSRPVHVPPMTPR, from the exons ATGGGGGACGATCCGGGAAGGCTTTATCGTTTGGATGGAGTAGCTCATATCGCCGGTGTGATCAACGACGAG CCTCGTCGTTGCATATCCAGTGTTAGGCGGCAACAGGGGATGCGTCTTGATGAGAGGTACGTCCCGTACTTGCAGATGGCGGGACTTTACCATCTTGCGAGACTGAACGACAGATGGTTCCGACTAGACGAGCCCCTAGTCAGCGCATTCGTCGAGAGGTGGCGGCCTGAGACGCACACCTTCCACATGCCGTTCGGAGAGTGCACTATAACGCTTCAGGACGTCGCATACCAGCTGGGGTTGCCAGTCGACGGAGATTATGTTAGTGGTTGCCTTACGGACTTCCACCTTTACATTGAGGGTGGGAGACCTGCTTGGCAGTGGTTCCATGAGTTGCTCGGTGTTTTACCTCTGGAGAACCAGGTGCAGAAATTCGCAGTCAACTGCACCTGGTTTCAGGAGACATTCGCAGAGTGTCCAGATGGGGCAGATGAGGAGACAGTTAGGCGATTTTCCCGGGCCTACATCATGATGTTATTGGGTACGCAGCTGTTTGCCGACAAGTCTGGCAATCGTATACACATCAGATGGCTACCATATGTTGCTCGGCTTGAGGAGATGGGTCGCTACAGTTGGGCGTCGGCGGCACTAGCATGGCGGTACAGGTGCATGTGCCGAGTCGCCAACAGACATGTGGTGAAGTTAGCTGGCCCGTTACAGTTATTACAGTCGTGGATCTTCTGGAGGTTTCTCACACTTAGACCATCTGGGTATGATGAGATCAGCTGGCCCCTTGCCTCGAG CAACAAGGGACCTCGGGTACAGATGGCTCGCATGAAGATCGACTTGTTACAGCCTCGGCAG TTCATATGGATGCCCTATAGCGCAGTCGACGTCATCCAGGTTGTCCATCCTGAGGTGTTGGAGCCTCGGCATACGATGTTATGGCGATGCAGGACGTCCCTGATTTATTTTGCGGTTGTCGAGTGGCATCAGGTTGATAGAGTTTTACCTCAGTTTGGCGGCGTTCAGCCCATACCGTCTCCCGCCCTGAACATCGACTTCCTGATGTCGAAGGACGGGAGACGAGGTGACCGTTGGTTCCCGGCACAGTACCCTGAGTGGCATCTTTACTGGCAGGAGCGTGCTGATCATATTCTACAGTTTGACATCGTGCCCGACCCTGGACCGTCACATGAGTTCTTGACATGGTGGTATCAGCACGGGAAGAGGTTTTTGTCGCCGGAGATGTTATTGGGGGATCCGAGAGGTGTTCCTATTCCAGATGAGGCGACGCAGAGGGGTGCAGGCCGACTTCCAGACATGGACCGGGTCGAGGATGTTCCTGACAGACGTCGCATTGAGAGGAGAGCACGAGTTGGGACACGTCGTAGCCAGCGTGAGTGGAACTGGGTAGATCAGGCTATGGATGCCGGAGACGACCCAGTTAGGGGTGGGGGGAGAGTTCGTGGTCGTGGAGGCAGGAGGAGGGTGGGTGCTGCTAGACAGGGTGCCCAGATGCCTGGGGGAGGTGATGTTGCGGGGGCTGATAGGGCGCATCAGGGCGGGCATGATGGTGGGTCTCCTGGATCTGGTATGGGAGATCCCACGAGTCACACTGATGCTGGGCTTGGTGGTGGAGGTCTTGGAGATTACTTCGTAGGTGTTCCCGGTGATGATCATACCCTTCAGGATAGTACTCCATGGGTGAGTCCTGGCTCGATGTTTGGAGACTTACTTGCTAGTGATGGCATTGTGCACGAGTTTGGTGGACCACATTTCCTTGAGGATATCCGGACCATCATGCAGGAGGATGAGGCTGCAGCCGGACGGGTTCATACGACAGGGACACAGGCACCGCTAGACGTTGATCTGAATGAGCCTGCCACGGTAGCTCCTGCGCATCCTTTTGCTATGGGTGGGACCCCAGCATCGGCGCAGAGTATTGGATCACACTCAGTTGCCGGCCCGTCGTCATCCAGACCCGTCCATGTACCGCCTATGACCCCGAGATAG
- the LOC130948972 gene encoding uncharacterized protein LOC130948972, whose product MASEESLLVLVHYRGSIKRKTRSGVKFTDKDPLCIIVTPTTTYDALVSSVLEKLGLEGVKRVKKFFYRIPTAVLHDTVKFDCFTIGSDEDLQVMFLSRRQFSEVRTPELLAKLVDVVSSSGGSNRNATTIAAVAGSSSRPAVASSSAPVYEPPMQPVASPSFAVDLSGNVGDEVRYGKHIPTEVHCPTPSDVGDGLFDDPDDDDVEPDMIADESGDDVGTTVPTRATGGSSSGTQQYPPHFSSLDLDAMRQDDNALQASGFGARDTEGSAGMNEFQVGQQFQDKDEALLSVKTYSIRRGVQYKVVESDYRRYVGKCSEFGNGCTWLIRLSLRQRKGIWEVKRYNGPHTCLASSISSDHRSLDYHVISTFVMSMVRADAGVNIKVLQNATAAHFGFRPTYRRVWMAKQKAVAVIYGDWDESYNELPRWVLGVQLTMPGTVAVLRTCPVRVGGQVDDSQVYFHRLFWTFPPCIQAFRHCKPLVSIDGTHLYGKYGGTLLVAIAQDENSNILPVAFALVEGENAESWSFFLSHLREHVTPQPGLLVISDRHNGIKAALEAPDGGWLPPAAYRAFCIRHVAANFALTFKGKDARRLLVNAAYAKTEVEFEYWFDILRSENPAMCDWANRIEYSLWTQHCDEGRRFGHMTTNISECVNSILKGVRNLPVCSLVKATYGRLAELFVRKGREAEAQMGTGQQFSQYLVKCIEANLRTARHFTLTVYDRDNSEYTVAETTPTGSFSLGTYRVSLGSKTCDCGYFQALHFPCPHALACCAYSRLTWQPYVHEVYRLSSVFGVYQMGFAPPILEGFWPPYAGPTVIPDPSMRHAREGRPRSTRIRTNMDEADPNRPKRCGLCRQPGHTRRSCPQAAGPSGTAGNQ is encoded by the coding sequence atggctagtgaggagagtttACTAGTTCTGGTACATTACAGAGGGTCGATTAAGAGAAAAACTCGGTCCGGCGTGAAGTTCACTGATAAGGATCCCCTATGTATTATCGTGACGCCGACAACCACCTACGATGCACTTGTTAGCTCTGTGCTGGAGAAGCTGGGTCTTGAAGGCGTTAAAAGGGTCAAGAAGTTTTTCTACCGCATTCCAACAGCGGTGCTCCATGACACCGTGAAGTTTGATTGTTTCACAATCGGTAGTGACGAGGACTTGCAGGTTATGTTTCTTTCTCGTAGGCAGTTTTCCGAGGTAAGGACACCAGAGCTGTTGGCAAAGTTGGTTGATGTGGTATCTAGCTCGGGTGGTTCGAACCGGAATGCCACTACTATAGCCGCGGTTGCCGGCTCGAGCTCGAGACCTGCTGTTGCTTCATCCTCTGCTCCTGTGTATGAGCCACCGATGCAGCCTGTTGCGTCCCCTTCGTTTGCCGTTGATCTGAGCGGCAATGTTGGAGACGAGGTTCGGTATGGGAAACATATTCCCACCGAGGTACATTGTCCCACACCGTCTGATGTTGGTGATGGTTTGTTTGATGATCCAGATGACGATGACGTGGAGCCGGATATGATCGCTGATGAAAGCGGCGATGATGTTGGAACTACTGTTCCGACAAGGGCTACAGGTGGATCTAGTTCTGGCACACAGCAGTATCCACCCCATTTTTCCTCATTGGACCTGGATGCCATGCGGCAGGACGACAATGCTCTGCAGGCCTCAGGATTTGGTGCTAGAGATACCGAGGGGTCTGCTGGTATGAACGAGTTCCAGGTTGGCCAACAATTTCAGGATAAAGATGAGGCGCTGTTGAGTGTGAAGACGTACAGTATCCGCCGAGGGGTCCAGTACAAGGTCGTTGAGTCTGACTACCGCAGGTATGTGGGAAAGTGTTCTGAGTTTGGGAATGGGTGCACATGGCTAATTCGGTTGAGTCTCCGACAGCGGAAGGGTATCTGGGAAGTGAAGCGATACAACGGACCGCATACATGTCTTGCCAGCTCCATCTCCAGCGACCATAGGAGTCTGGACTACCATGTCATATCCACCTTCGTTATGTCGATGGTTAGGGCTGATGCAGGTGTGAACATCAAGGTGCTTCAAAATGCCACGGCCGCACACTTTGGGTTCAGGCCTACGTACAGGAGGGTATGGATGGCGAAGCAGAAGGCCGTTGCCGTGATATATGGGGACTGGGACGAGTCGTACAATGAGCTCCCTAGGTGGGTTTTAGGAGTTCAGCTGACGATGCCTGGCACTGTAGCCGTACTCAGGACTTGCCCTGTTCGAGTTGGGGGACAGGTTGACGATTCTCAGGTTTATTTTCATAGGCTGTTCTGGACTTTCCCCCCTTGTATCCAGGCATTCCGTCATTGCAAGCCTTTGGTGAGTATTGATGGCACCCATTTATATGGGAAGTATGGGGGAACACTGCTAGTCGCCATTGCACAAGACGAAAACTCGAACATCCTCCCCGTGGCATTTGCACTAGTTGAGGGTGAGAATGCTGAGTCAtggtctttctttctttcccacCTCCGTGAGCACGTGACACCTCAGCCGGGTCTGTTAGttatttcagataggcataacGGCATAAAGGCTGCCCTCGAGGCTCCGGATGGGGGATGGCTACCGCCTGCTGCGTACCGGGCGTTCTGCATTCGACACGTTGCAGCGAATTTTGCCTTGACGTTCAAGGGAAAAGATGCCCGGAGGCTTCTTGTTAACGCCGCATATGCCAAGACCGAGGTGGAGTTCGAGTACTGGTTTGACATTCTGCGCTCTGAGAATCCGGCAATGTGTGACTGGGCGAACCGAATCGAGTATTCGTTGTGGACACAGCACTGTGATGAGGGTCGGAGATTCGGGCACATGACGACCAATATTTCGGAATGTGTCAACTCAATCCTGAAGGGGGTTAGAAACCTCCCTGTTTGCTCGCTGGTTAAGGCCACATACGGAAGGCTAGCTGAGCTATTTGTCCGTAAGGGTAGGGAGGCCGAGGCTCAGATGGGTACTGGACAACAATTCAGTCAATACCTAGTAAAGTGTATCGAGGCCAACCTGAGAACAGCCAGGCACTTCACGCTGACTGTTTACGACAGGGATAACTCGGAGTACACCGTTGCTGAGACGACTCCGACAGGCTCATTCTCTCTTGGTACATACAGGGTCTCATTAGGGTCTAAGACTTGTGATTGTGGATACTTCCAAGCACTTCATTTTCCCTGTCCGCACGCACTGGCATGCTGTGCTTATTCACGGCTTACATGGCAGCCTTACGTCCACGAGGTATATCGCCTTAGCTCCGTTTTCGGTGTCTATCAGATGGGATTTGCCCCTCCGATTCTGGAGGGTTTCTGGCCACCTTATGCCGGGCCTACCGTTATACCGGATCCGAGTATGAGGCATGCGAGGGAGGGTCGTCCTAGATCCACAAGAATTCGAACCAACATGGATGAAGCAGATCCGAACCGGCCAAAGAGATGTGGCCTCTGCAGGCAGCCAGGTCACACCAGGCGTAGTTGTCCACAAGCCGCAGGCCCCAGCGGGACTGCTGGAAATCAGTAG